In Haliaeetus albicilla chromosome 12, bHalAlb1.1, whole genome shotgun sequence, a genomic segment contains:
- the SOX9 gene encoding transcription factor SOX-9, which translates to MNLLDPFMKMTEEQDKCISDAPSPTMSDDSAGSPCPSGSGSDTENTRPQENTFPKGDPDLKKESDEDKFPVCIREAVSQVLKGYDWTLVPMPVRVNGSSKNKPHVKRPMNAFMVWAQAARRKLADQYPHLHNAELSKTLGKLWRLLNESEKRPFVEEAERLRVQHKKDHPDYKYQPRRRKSVKNGQSEQEEGSEQTHISPNAIFKALQADSPQSSSSISEVHSPGEHSGQSQGPPTPPTTPKTDAQPGKQDLKREGRPLQEGGRQPPHIDFRDVDIGELSSDVISNIETFDVNEFDQYLPPNGHPGVPVTHGQTGQVTYTGSYGISSTAGSQTGAGHVWMSKQQPQPPPQPPPQPPPQHGLPALSGEQGQAQQRTHIKTEQLSPSHYSEQQQHSPQQLNYSSFNLQHYGSSYPTITRSQYDYTDHQNSSSYYSHAAGQSSSLYSTFTYMNPTQRPMYTPIADTSGVPSIPQTHSPQHWEQPVYTQLTRP; encoded by the exons ATGAATCTCCTAGACCCCTTCatgaaaatgacagaagaaCAGGACAAATGTATCTCCGacgcccccagccccaccatgTCGGATGACTCCGCCGGGTCTCCCTGCCCCTCTGGATCCGGCTCGGACACGGAGAACACCAGACCCCAAGAAAACACCTTCCCCAAGGGTGACCCGGACCTGAAGAAGGAGAGCGACGAGGACAAGTTCCCGGTGTGCATCCGAGAGGCGGTGAGCCAAGTGCTCAAGGGTTACGACTGGACCCTGGTCCCTATGCCGGTCCGGGTGAACGGATCCAGCAAAAACAAGCCCCACGTGAAGAGACCCATGAACGCCTTCATGGTGTGGGCACAGGCGGCCCGAAGGAAGCTGGCCGACCAGTACCCGCATCTGCACAACGCCGAGCTCAGCAAAACCCTGGGCAAGCTCTGGAG gctGCTGAACGAGAGCGAGAAGCGTCCCTTCGTGGAAGAGGCCGAGCGGCTGCGGGTGCAGCACAAGAAGGACCATCCCGACTACAAGTACCAGCCGCGGCGGCGAAAGTCGGTGAAGAACGGGCAGTCGGAGCAGGAGGAAGGCTCCGAGCAAACCCACATCTCCCCCAACGCCATCTTCAAGGCGCTGCAGGCAGACTCCCCGCAGTCGTCCTCCAGCATCAGCGAGGTGCACTCCCCCGGGGAGCACTCGG GGCAATCGCAGggcccccccacgccccccaccacccccaagaCGGACGCGCAGCCCGGCAAGCAGGACCTGAAGCGGGAGGGTCGCCCTCTGCAAGAAGGCGGCCGGCAGCCGCCCCACATCGATTTCCGAGACGTGGACATCGGCGAGCTCAGCAGCGACGTCATCTCCAACATCGAGACCTTCGACGTCAACGAGTTCGATCAGTACCTTCCCCCGAACGGTCACCCGGGGGTCCCGGTTACCCACGGGCAAACCGGTCAGGTCACCTACACCGGCAGCTACGGCATCAGCAGCACGGCGGGTTCGCAAACCGGGGCCGGCCACGTCTGGATGTCCAagcagcagccgcagccgccgccgcagccgccgccgcagccgccgccgcagcACGGGTTGCCGGCGCTGAGCGGGGAGCAGGGTCAGGCGCAGCAGAGGACGCACATCAAGACggagcagctcagccccagccactACAgcgagcagcagcagcactcccCGCAGCAGCTCAACTACAGCTCCTTCAACCTCCAGCACTACGGCTCCTCCTACCCCACCATCACCCGCTCCCAGTACGACTACACCGACCACCAGAACTCCAGCTCCTACTACAGCCACGCCGCCGGCCAGAGCAGCAGCCTCTACTCCACCTTCACCTACATGAACCCCACGCAGCGCCCCATGTACACCCCCATCGCAGACACTTCGGgggtcccctccatcccccagACCCACAGCCCGCAGCACTGGGAACAGCCCGTCTACACACAGCTCACCAGACCCTAA